The genomic DNA ATCAACTATAAATCAGAGttgataaataatatatataatacttTAATTccaataattttatttatatatagcacttttcaaaaaacagatttacaaagtgcttcacagttcaAATAAAAGCCACAGATTGAAGATAAGTGTACATGTTCAAACATGCAGACACATAATCAGCCATACTGGCAGTTGCAACATACACACATGCGTGCAATGTTTTAATCtggttctttctttctttctttctttttttaacatgtttaaaaatatccagaagaatttaaaaatgtaaattaaatatataataaataaaatgaaaacagagttTCTTACAGCGCTTTAGTATTTCAGTAAAACGGTCAGTggtacaaaaacatttaatgttTATGTGAACACAGCACATTTAATTTGGTAGAGttctgttttaaaaaagagcTATTTCATGTGAATCCTCCAGGTAAGTGTGTGACCATTCCTCGGTCGCTGGACGGGAGGTTGCAGGTGTCCCACAGGAAGGGTCTGCCCCATGTTATCTACTGCAGGGTGTGGCGCTGGCCTGACTTGCAGTCCCACCATGAGCTGAAAGCCCTCGAGTGCTGCGAGTTCCCCTTCGGCTCCAAGCAGAAGGACATCTGTGTGAACCCTTACCACTACAGACGGGTGGAGACGCCAGGTACTTTAAATTTGCTGTAAAAATATGGCCTTTATTGAATTCTAGCCATAGAGAAAGGGAGTCTGATCAAATAGTGTTCCCAAGCCAAAAGCACTTGCCGTAATATGATCTTTTAAAGCTCCATCTGGCTCTCTCTCCCACCCTTTTTTGTGCCCCCCCCCCAGTGCTGCCACCAGTCCTTGTTCCACGCCACAGCGAGTTCAACCCTCAACACAGTTTACTGGCAAAGTTCAGGAACGCCTCCCTTCACAACGAGCCTCTGATGCCCCAGAACGCCATCTACCCAGACTCCTTCCCTGCCCTTCCctgctcctccttctcctcctcttccgcTCCATCGTCCCTCGCCCAGTCTCCCAGCTCGCAGAGTTACCCCAACTCTCCCAACAGCTCTGCAGAACCTGGTAGTCCATATCACATCACAGGTAAGAATCACAGTGTGCAAGCCAATACCTTCACTTTGAATCTTCGCACACACAGTACATAATTTCTTCTCTTCTGTCATTCATAACACGGTTTTCCAGCTGAGACTCCACCACCTCCGTACAGCATGATGGAGACAAATCCCCAAGAGGACGTGAAGCCAAGCAACTCCACAGAGACCCCTAAACTCACATTTTCTGCTCCGCACAGAGGTAACCTTGCACAACACAGAGATATACAGGTGTTAGGAACAGCAGACTATATATGGAAGATGGTGTtagccactgtgacatcacccacCTGTCCCGCTGTAAAACCTCAAAGTGCATGATTTGAAAGTGGATGTGATGACTGGATGAGAAAGTGAAATTCAAATCGTATGGTAGCAACTTGTCAATCACAATGCGCTGGTCTCCTTCTTCACTATAACGAGGAACATCAATTACAAAATGACAGTCGTGCTGTGTTCCTCAAGACTTAAAACCAGTGATGGAGACCATGAACTCATCATGAGAGTTTACTGAGCTCACAGTCTAAATAAGCCGAGGAATACCAGCCATCAGAAAGAATATAAGTTTAATAGACTTGGCTTTACGTTTCAGAGCTGGAAGCTacctccatcttttatatacagtctgtgttaGAATACATAAAATCGATGCAAAACTTGCTTTAGTTTGATCAGGTTGGATTTATATGAATTTGCATTgggtttaaaatttaaaatggaTAAATAGGATAAAATATTTTATCCGTAACACCCACCTCTCGAGCCTTTGTCGTTCCTTTTCAGATTTAAGGCCCGTTTGCTACGAGGAACCCGAGTACTGGTGCTCCATAGCTTACTATGAGCTCAACAACCGGGTGGGGGAGACTTTCCATGCCTCATCACGCAGCGTCCTGGTTGACGGCTTCACAGACCCGTCCAACAACAAGAACCGCTTCTGCCTCGGCCTGCTTTCCAACGTCAACCGCAACTCAACCATCGAGCACACGCGCAGGCACATAGGCAAAGGTAGGCTGGATGGcttttgggggtgttttttgcATTTGGTGAGAGCAAGAGCTTTTAAAGGAAGGTTGTTTAAAAAGGTAATCTGCTCACTATTGGTTTCATCGCTGCCTTTGGTGTGCATGTGCTAGTCTTTGTAAAACATTGTCATGCTTTAAACTCAGCTTGTCATTTTGCAATAAATCCTTCGGGCCAaataatgtttgatttttttttttttccccctcatgcTCAGTGTTTACAAAGCCTGCCTTTGTTGGATCGACATCAAGCATTTTAGTGGCTTCCAATAAACTGTGCAGTGTGAGGATGTGTGTGGTTTTAAATGACAGAGATGGCACAAAGGC from Oreochromis niloticus isolate F11D_XX linkage group LG10, O_niloticus_UMD_NMBU, whole genome shotgun sequence includes the following:
- the smad9 gene encoding mothers against decapentaplegic homolog 9 yields the protein MNSSTSITSLFSFTSPAVKRLLGWKQGDEEEKWAEKAVDSLVKKLKKKKGAMEELERALSCPGQPSKCVTIPRSLDGRLQVSHRKGLPHVIYCRVWRWPDLQSHHELKALECCEFPFGSKQKDICVNPYHYRRVETPVLPPVLVPRHSEFNPQHSLLAKFRNASLHNEPLMPQNAIYPDSFPALPCSSFSSSSAPSSLAQSPSSQSYPNSPNSSAEPGSPYHITAETPPPPYSMMETNPQEDVKPSNSTETPKLTFSAPHRDLRPVCYEEPEYWCSIAYYELNNRVGETFHASSRSVLVDGFTDPSNNKNRFCLGLLSNVNRNSTIEHTRRHIGKGLHLYYVGGEVYAECLSDSSIFVQSRNCNFQHGFHTTTVCKIPSGCSLKIFNNQLFAQLLAQSVNHGFEVVYELTKMCTIRMSFVKGWGAEYHRQDVTSTPCWIEVHLHGPLQWLDKVLTQMGSPHNPISSVS